A region from the Aeromicrobium choanae genome encodes:
- a CDS encoding CpaF family protein — translation MSITDRLLAAEKHVDTGSRPTTVLQRSAVLDELKRRSVESLFRRIGSRINDASLTDLQLRDFVRAELEVILQEEHVQLGSAERAQLMREIEDDALGLGPIQRLLDDDDISEIMVNHPSQIFVERKGKLTLADESFSSEDQLRRVIERIVGKVGRRIDESSPLVDARLTDGSRVNAVIPPLAVRGSSLTIRKFAKKALSIQDLINYGSMSPDLAELLELCVRGRLNILVSGGTGTGKTTLLNVLSSFIPEDERIVTIEDAIELKLQQAHVVQLEARPANIEGRGEVTIRDLVKNSLRMRPDRVVIGECRSGEALDMLQAMNTGHDGSISTLHANSPRDCIARLETLVLMAGMDLPLRAIREQIGSAVDMIVQISRLRDGSRRITYVTELTGIKDDEPVLNDLYRFDFGAGYDEDGHPRGTVKAVGDGAHLVDLLEERGIHVPPHLLNARKESAS, via the coding sequence ATGAGCATCACCGACCGGCTGCTGGCTGCCGAGAAGCACGTCGACACGGGCAGCCGCCCCACCACCGTCCTGCAGCGCTCCGCCGTGCTCGACGAGCTCAAGCGCCGCTCCGTCGAGTCGCTGTTCCGTCGCATCGGCTCTCGCATCAACGACGCGTCGCTGACCGACCTGCAGCTGCGCGACTTCGTGCGTGCCGAGCTCGAGGTCATCCTGCAGGAGGAGCACGTCCAGCTCGGCAGCGCGGAGCGCGCCCAGCTGATGCGGGAGATCGAGGACGACGCGCTCGGCCTCGGTCCGATCCAGCGCCTGCTCGACGACGACGACATCAGCGAGATCATGGTCAACCACCCCTCGCAGATCTTCGTCGAGCGCAAGGGCAAGCTGACGCTGGCCGACGAGTCGTTCAGCTCCGAGGACCAGCTGCGCCGCGTCATCGAGCGCATCGTCGGCAAGGTCGGCCGTCGCATCGACGAGTCGTCCCCGCTGGTCGACGCACGCCTCACCGACGGCTCGCGCGTGAACGCCGTCATCCCGCCGCTCGCGGTGCGCGGCTCCTCGCTGACGATCCGCAAGTTCGCCAAGAAGGCGCTCAGCATCCAGGACCTCATCAACTACGGGTCGATGAGCCCCGACCTGGCCGAGCTGCTCGAGCTGTGCGTCCGCGGTCGCCTCAACATCCTCGTGTCGGGCGGTACCGGCACCGGCAAGACCACCCTGCTGAACGTGCTGTCGTCGTTCATCCCCGAGGACGAGCGCATCGTCACGATCGAGGACGCGATCGAGCTCAAGCTGCAGCAGGCCCACGTCGTGCAGCTCGAGGCGCGCCCGGCCAACATCGAGGGCCGCGGCGAGGTCACGATCCGCGACCTGGTCAAGAACTCGCTCCGCATGCGCCCCGACCGCGTCGTCATCGGCGAGTGCCGCTCGGGCGAGGCGCTCGACATGCTGCAGGCCATGAACACCGGCCACGACGGCTCGATCTCGACCCTGCACGCCAACTCGCCGCGCGACTGCATCGCCCGCCTGGAGACGCTGGTGCTGATGGCCGGCATGGACCTGCCGCTGCGCGCGATCCGCGAGCAGATCGGCTCGGCCGTCGACATGATCGTGCAGATCTCGCGCCTGCGCGACGGCTCGCGTCGCATCACGTACGTCACCGAGCTCACCGGGATCAAGGACGACGAGCCCGTGCTCAACGACCTCTACCGCTTCGACTTCGGAGCCGGCTACGACGAGGACGGCCACCCGCGCGGCACGGTCAAGGCCGTCGGCGACGGCGCCCACCTGGTCGACCTGCTCGAGGAGCGCGGCATCCACGTGCCGCCCCACCTGCTCAACGCCCGCAAGGAGTCCGCTTCGTGA
- a CDS encoding DNA-3-methyladenine glycosylase, giving the protein MTDVSQRARDLLGRLLHGHGVVARITEVEAYGGIDDPASHAFVRTPRSEIMYGPPWRLYVYRIHGHHAANVVTGPTERAAAVLIRAGEIVEGIDVARERRGPVADEALARGPGNLTKALGITSLDLGTDLLDPEPVSLGERVESPEIAAGPRVGVRLNADLPWRFWVAGDPTVSTYRRHPRA; this is encoded by the coding sequence ATGACCGACGTCTCCCAGCGCGCCCGCGACCTGCTGGGTCGCCTGCTCCACGGTCACGGGGTGGTCGCCAGGATCACCGAGGTCGAGGCGTACGGCGGCATTGACGACCCCGCCTCCCACGCGTTCGTCCGGACGCCGCGCTCGGAGATCATGTACGGCCCGCCGTGGCGCCTGTACGTCTACCGGATCCACGGCCACCACGCCGCGAATGTCGTCACGGGTCCCACGGAGCGTGCTGCGGCCGTGCTGATCCGTGCCGGTGAGATCGTCGAGGGGATCGACGTGGCCCGCGAGCGCCGCGGGCCCGTGGCGGACGAGGCACTGGCGCGCGGGCCGGGCAACCTCACCAAGGCGCTCGGCATCACGAGCCTGGACCTCGGCACCGACCTGCTCGATCCCGAGCCCGTGTCCCTCGGCGAGCGCGTCGAGAGTCCCGAGATCGCCGCCGGCCCTCGCGTGGGGGTGCGACTCAATGCCGATCTTCCGTGGCGCTTCTGGGTGGCGGGCGATCCGACCGTGTCGACCTACCGCCGCCACCCGCGGGCCTGA
- a CDS encoding type II secretion system F family protein: MLLIGIVAIFASLFLLFKALGIFGKHESAAAARLRELTESEVVVAGSAKDLHSGTAKGGLGYRLTPRGIVAKAERNYMLAGRPDGSSVAKILMQKVVFGAFGVGVGIMIFTGQGGLLGWMLLFGAPLLGYFAPDIILNGKAVRRQEEIQYALPDLLDQITISIESGTSFENALARTGQTGKGPLADEIVRTVQDISLGLPRREAYESLVARTDVDELRKFVRSILQGEEFGVPVSDIVREQANEMRVGRRLRAEGVANQIPVKMLLPLMGTILPVLFIIVIGPAIIAAMAQFKGA; this comes from the coding sequence ATGCTCCTCATCGGCATCGTCGCGATCTTCGCCTCGCTGTTCCTGCTGTTCAAGGCGCTGGGCATCTTCGGCAAGCACGAGTCCGCGGCCGCCGCGCGCCTGCGGGAGCTGACCGAGTCCGAGGTCGTCGTCGCGGGCTCGGCGAAGGACCTGCACTCGGGCACCGCCAAGGGCGGCCTGGGGTACCGGCTGACGCCGCGCGGGATCGTGGCCAAGGCCGAGCGCAACTACATGCTCGCCGGACGGCCCGACGGCTCGAGCGTCGCCAAGATCCTCATGCAGAAGGTCGTCTTCGGAGCCTTCGGAGTGGGCGTCGGCATCATGATCTTCACCGGCCAGGGCGGCCTGCTGGGCTGGATGCTGCTGTTCGGCGCGCCGTTGCTGGGCTACTTCGCTCCCGACATCATCCTCAACGGCAAGGCCGTGCGCCGCCAGGAGGAGATCCAGTACGCGCTGCCCGACCTGCTCGACCAGATCACCATCTCGATCGAGTCGGGCACGAGCTTCGAGAACGCGCTCGCCCGCACCGGCCAGACCGGCAAGGGCCCGCTCGCCGACGAGATCGTCCGCACCGTCCAGGACATCAGCCTGGGCCTGCCCCGTCGCGAAGCCTACGAGTCGCTCGTCGCGCGCACCGACGTGGACGAGCTGCGCAAGTTCGTGCGCTCGATCCTGCAGGGCGAGGAGTTCGGCGTGCCGGTCTCCGACATCGTGCGCGAGCAGGCCAACGAGATGCGCGTCGGCCGCCGCCTGCGCGCCGAGGGCGTGGCCAACCAGATTCCCGTCAAGATGCTGCTGCCGCTCATGGGCACGATCCTGCCGGTGCTGTTCATCATCGTCATCGGTCCCGCGATCATCGCGGCGATGGCCCAGTTCAAGGGTGCGTGA
- a CDS encoding TadE family protein codes for MLHFTTWTRRSRRERERGVAAVEFALVVPILMTIIIGIVEFGMAFNYRTQLNNATQIAARNYTIDRNWAAARANVTGLAPTANLTKSIDCTPATVGSAVTVTSTVVRPTYTGLFGASFTYRGKGVAQCN; via the coding sequence ATGCTGCACTTCACGACCTGGACACGACGTTCGCGCCGCGAGCGCGAGCGCGGTGTTGCGGCCGTGGAGTTCGCACTCGTCGTTCCCATCCTCATGACGATCATCATCGGGATCGTCGAGTTCGGCATGGCGTTCAACTACCGGACCCAGCTGAACAACGCGACGCAGATCGCGGCGCGGAACTACACGATCGACCGCAACTGGGCCGCCGCCCGCGCCAACGTGACGGGCCTGGCCCCGACGGCGAACCTCACGAAGTCGATCGACTGCACCCCGGCCACGGTCGGCTCCGCCGTCACCGTCACCTCCACCGTGGTGCGCCCCACCTACACCGGCCTCTTCGGGGCGAGCTTCACCTACCGCGGAAAGGGAGTGGCCCAGTGCAACTGA
- a CDS encoding vitamin K epoxide reductase family protein — translation MTAVASDAPAPAPADDDAHRSDRGLGIFLVVSGAIALWSSLILTYDKISLLKAEAAGTAKELGCDLSAFVSCSSVVSSDQSEAFGFPNTFMGVVGFSVVVTLGVLLASGVTFPRWIWVGLGLGTLFGIGFVTWLQYQAIWEIGKLCPWCMVVWAMMIPMFVAVTARVTGSRFLKNWTVLISALWIIAIVATIWFEFGETLWA, via the coding sequence ATGACCGCCGTTGCCTCCGACGCTCCAGCGCCGGCCCCCGCCGATGACGACGCCCACCGCTCCGACCGCGGACTGGGGATCTTCCTGGTCGTCTCCGGAGCGATCGCGCTCTGGTCGTCCCTGATCCTGACCTACGACAAGATCTCGCTGCTGAAGGCCGAGGCCGCAGGCACCGCGAAGGAGCTGGGCTGCGACCTCTCGGCGTTCGTCAGCTGCAGCAGCGTCGTCTCGTCCGACCAGTCCGAGGCGTTCGGCTTCCCCAACACCTTCATGGGCGTCGTGGGCTTCAGCGTGGTGGTCACGCTCGGCGTCCTGCTGGCCTCCGGCGTCACGTTCCCCCGCTGGATCTGGGTGGGCCTCGGGCTCGGCACCCTGTTCGGCATCGGCTTCGTCACGTGGCTGCAGTACCAGGCGATCTGGGAGATCGGGAAGCTCTGCCCCTGGTGCATGGTGGTCTGGGCGATGATGATCCCGATGTTCGTCGCGGTCACCGCGCGCGTCACCGGCAGCCGCTTCCTCAAGAACTGGACCGTCCTGATCTCGGCCCTGTGGATCATCGCGATCGTGGCCACCATCTGGTTCGAGTTCGGCGAGACCCTCTGGGCGTGA
- the cpaB gene encoding Flp pilus assembly protein CpaB codes for MNSRVIAAIAAAVLAIVGIGAVVAYAASAKNRAFEGAELVKVYRVVNDLSANADSATVGDNVELVSLPNASVAKGAISDLKAIEGLKTTVPLVQGEQLLDSRFAKEGAKAASKANVPDGLQEMSVSLDAAAGVGERIDEGVRVGVIATVEKDDDKRSRMIAQNVLVTNVKSNEDNTMVVTLAVNTSQATGVAAAAQFGQVRLTVQNDKTNRDGASAVDVGTLVK; via the coding sequence ATGAACTCTCGCGTCATCGCCGCCATCGCCGCCGCCGTGCTGGCGATCGTGGGCATCGGTGCCGTCGTCGCCTATGCGGCCAGCGCCAAGAACCGTGCGTTCGAGGGTGCGGAGCTGGTGAAGGTCTACCGGGTCGTCAACGACCTGTCCGCCAACGCGGACTCCGCGACGGTGGGCGACAACGTCGAGCTCGTCAGCCTGCCCAACGCCTCGGTCGCCAAGGGCGCCATCAGCGACCTGAAGGCCATCGAGGGGCTCAAGACCACCGTGCCGCTCGTCCAGGGTGAGCAGCTGCTGGACTCGCGCTTCGCCAAGGAGGGCGCGAAGGCCGCCTCGAAGGCCAACGTGCCTGACGGCCTGCAGGAGATGTCCGTGTCGCTCGATGCGGCCGCCGGTGTCGGCGAGCGCATCGACGAAGGGGTTCGGGTGGGCGTCATCGCCACCGTGGAGAAGGACGACGACAAGCGCAGCCGCATGATCGCGCAGAACGTCCTGGTCACGAACGTCAAGTCCAACGAGGACAACACCATGGTGGTCACGCTCGCCGTGAACACCTCGCAGGCCACTGGGGTGGCCGCCGCGGCGCAGTTCGGACAGGTTCGCCTGACGGTCCAGAATGACAAGACCAACCGTGACGGTGCCTCGGCCGTGGATGTGGGGACACTCGTCAAGTGA
- a CDS encoding TadE/TadG family type IV pilus assembly protein: MQLTNQRRRFGLRKKEKGATIVLVTLSMVALLGMAAVSVDFAVASSEKASVQGAADQAVLALATDCSLKKSTCLPSTATWYAQQNAGAGASAQTLKNGVVKNPVFDDGTVTVRVSKNVNHTFARVLGDSSSTVRSEATATWNTVPLVGTKLIPMGLPYCDWLAAQPGSSTSPGAMRTYLWARYSTGEANCPGTSATAATVYSKRGTASGYTSVGQAMYFTRSFFPGVNTNCDFSANLWDVYRNMLDDWALITADTCMEAKLAGVGNGSVVMMPIYAVEKKSIFWGSVSYSSRLVILGFAPFKVDKWVNYPFLYFGVQPSFSALSYTNNCDMKFNFATIGGGCAGVRGQFVRSAEGALFNGFTQYGSFYNNTGSGLSGDAPNLGLTNVKLVK; encoded by the coding sequence GTGCAACTGACCAACCAGCGCCGCCGCTTCGGCCTCCGCAAGAAGGAGAAGGGCGCCACGATCGTCTTGGTCACCCTGTCGATGGTGGCCCTCCTGGGCATGGCCGCGGTGTCGGTGGACTTCGCGGTCGCCTCCAGCGAGAAGGCCTCGGTCCAGGGCGCCGCCGACCAGGCCGTGCTCGCGCTGGCCACGGACTGCTCCCTCAAGAAGTCCACCTGCCTGCCGAGCACCGCGACCTGGTACGCCCAGCAGAACGCCGGCGCCGGCGCCTCCGCCCAGACGCTGAAGAACGGCGTGGTCAAGAACCCCGTCTTCGATGACGGCACGGTGACGGTGCGGGTCTCCAAGAACGTCAACCACACCTTCGCCAGAGTCCTCGGCGACTCCTCGAGCACTGTCCGCTCCGAGGCGACCGCCACGTGGAACACCGTGCCGCTGGTCGGCACGAAGCTGATCCCGATGGGCCTGCCCTACTGCGACTGGCTGGCCGCGCAGCCGGGTTCGTCTACGTCCCCGGGCGCCATGAGGACGTACCTGTGGGCTCGATACAGCACCGGCGAGGCCAACTGTCCCGGCACCAGCGCGACGGCTGCGACGGTGTACTCCAAACGAGGCACGGCCTCCGGCTACACCTCGGTCGGTCAGGCCATGTACTTCACGCGCTCGTTCTTCCCGGGCGTGAACACGAACTGCGACTTCAGCGCCAACCTCTGGGACGTCTACCGGAACATGCTGGACGACTGGGCCCTCATCACGGCGGACACCTGCATGGAGGCCAAGCTCGCCGGCGTCGGCAACGGCAGCGTCGTCATGATGCCGATCTACGCGGTGGAGAAGAAGTCGATCTTCTGGGGCTCGGTCTCGTACTCCAGCCGGCTGGTCATCCTGGGCTTCGCGCCGTTCAAGGTCGACAAGTGGGTCAACTACCCCTTCCTCTACTTCGGTGTGCAGCCCAGCTTCTCCGCGCTGAGCTACACGAACAACTGCGACATGAAGTTCAACTTCGCGACCATCGGCGGCGGCTGTGCCGGTGTCCGCGGGCAGTTCGTCCGCTCCGCCGAGGGAGCGCTCTTCAACGGCTTCACCCAGTACGGCTCCTTCTACAACAACACCGGCTCGGGGCTGAGCGGCGACGCTCCCAACCTCGGCCTCACCAACGTCAAGCTCGTCAAGTAG
- a CDS encoding NYN domain-containing protein, which produces MTSPSDSAVAVYLDFDNIVISRYDQVHGKQSFWRDRDAGFDEARLQAAEVDVHAILDYASSFGRLALTRAYADWSMPFNVRYKKQLVDRAIDLVQLFPASGSKNGADIRLAVDALEDMGRMPQVSTVVLAAGDSDYIPLAQRLKRMGRYVVAVGVAGATSRSLAAACDELLTYDNLPGLADRGDEAEVEKASPPPRRTAKKSSRRSGSKSTAAEPEQEAEVTSDAPADAAPVLKPIFVPAGGVADDEDDELALTRQATRLLLRALRLLGEKDSEDEWIHSGTVKSQMKRMDSSFNEKDLGFKTFTDFLKSRNSVVEVDEANQTRKVRLRPGH; this is translated from the coding sequence ATGACCTCCCCGAGCGACTCCGCCGTCGCCGTCTACCTGGACTTCGACAACATCGTCATCTCGCGCTACGACCAGGTGCACGGCAAGCAGTCCTTCTGGCGTGACCGCGACGCCGGCTTCGACGAGGCCAGGCTCCAGGCCGCCGAGGTCGACGTCCACGCGATCCTCGACTACGCCTCCTCCTTCGGCCGACTCGCCCTGACGCGGGCGTACGCCGATTGGTCGATGCCGTTCAACGTGCGTTACAAGAAGCAGCTGGTCGACCGCGCCATCGACCTCGTGCAGCTGTTCCCCGCCTCGGGCTCCAAGAACGGTGCCGACATCCGGCTGGCCGTCGACGCCCTCGAGGACATGGGACGCATGCCGCAGGTCAGCACGGTCGTGCTGGCCGCCGGCGACTCCGACTACATCCCGCTGGCCCAGCGGCTCAAGCGCATGGGCCGCTACGTCGTGGCCGTGGGCGTCGCCGGCGCCACCAGCCGCTCCCTCGCCGCCGCGTGCGACGAGCTCCTGACGTACGACAACCTCCCGGGCCTGGCCGATCGTGGTGACGAGGCCGAGGTCGAGAAGGCCTCTCCCCCGCCGCGCAGGACGGCGAAGAAGTCCTCGCGCCGCTCGGGGTCGAAGTCCACCGCCGCCGAGCCCGAGCAGGAGGCCGAGGTCACGTCCGACGCCCCGGCCGATGCCGCGCCGGTCCTCAAGCCGATCTTCGTCCCCGCGGGTGGGGTCGCCGACGACGAGGACGACGAGCTCGCGCTCACCCGCCAGGCCACGCGGCTGCTGCTGCGCGCCCTGCGCCTGCTGGGCGAGAAGGACTCCGAGGACGAGTGGATCCACTCGGGCACCGTCAAGAGCCAGATGAAGCGGATGGACTCCTCGTTCAACGAGAAGGACCTGGGCTTCAAGACGTTCACGGACTTCCTGAAGTCGCGGAACTCCGTCGTGGAGGTCGACGAGGCGAACCAGACACGGAAGGTGCGACTTCGTCCGGGGCACTGA
- a CDS encoding type II secretion system F family protein: MTTLLAIGVVSILVSVAALGYALLQPDMANLRSEQMKAEASGEGGRAMESTPVYDLIDKVLSTIGLKPFTEEELSLAGIKSSVTSVVATTLLIAFVAFAAGLALTGSFFFAVILLLAAPFLVKMYVGVKTSKRRAKFGLQMSETMSQFSSALKSGMNVPNALGSVAAEMEEPMGEELARIVNETRLGRDLIEGMKDTAERMESADFMWVTEAVAIQRESGGRLSEILDRVTETISQRNELRMKVESLAAEGKASALILMSLPVAVGVLFLLVNRAYMMPLFNTGAGKILLIISLVFYTLGGLWLRSITKVKL, from the coding sequence GTGACCACTCTGTTGGCGATCGGCGTCGTGTCGATCCTCGTCTCCGTGGCGGCCCTGGGATATGCGCTGCTGCAGCCCGACATGGCCAACCTGCGCTCGGAGCAGATGAAGGCCGAGGCCTCGGGCGAGGGCGGCCGGGCCATGGAGTCCACGCCGGTCTACGACCTCATCGACAAGGTGCTCTCGACCATCGGCCTCAAGCCGTTCACCGAGGAGGAGCTGTCGCTCGCGGGCATCAAGTCCAGCGTCACCTCGGTCGTCGCCACGACCCTGCTGATCGCGTTCGTGGCGTTCGCCGCCGGCCTGGCCCTGACCGGCTCGTTCTTCTTCGCGGTGATCCTGCTGCTGGCGGCGCCGTTCCTGGTGAAGATGTACGTCGGGGTCAAGACGTCGAAGCGGCGGGCGAAGTTCGGCCTCCAGATGTCCGAGACGATGAGCCAGTTCAGCTCCGCCCTGAAGTCCGGCATGAACGTGCCGAACGCACTCGGCAGCGTCGCCGCCGAGATGGAGGAGCCCATGGGCGAGGAGCTCGCCCGGATCGTGAACGAGACGCGCCTGGGGCGCGACCTGATCGAGGGCATGAAGGACACGGCCGAGCGCATGGAGAGCGCCGACTTCATGTGGGTCACCGAGGCGGTCGCCATCCAGCGCGAGTCGGGCGGCCGGCTGAGCGAGATCCTCGACCGCGTCACCGAGACCATCTCCCAGCGCAACGAGCTGCGCATGAAGGTCGAGTCGCTGGCGGCCGAGGGCAAGGCCTCGGCGCTCATCCTGATGAGCCTGCCGGTCGCGGTGGGTGTGCTGTTCCTGCTGGTCAACCGCGCCTACATGATGCCGCTGTTCAACACCGGCGCGGGCAAGATCCTGCTCATCATCAGCCTGGTGTTCTACACGCTCGGCGGCCTGTGGCTCCGGTCGATCACGAAGGTGAAACTGTAA
- a CDS encoding AAA family ATPase, protein MSIIVITESSPFAGRLRRVADRQVVGLRPTFSEHALNSMLGTMRAIDLVVICEDVDDDQSMEMADIVHDHQLDVPVVLVRESPEPLSAEQRQFGVVESVPAISSDLEIERLLARHVGTSMPGAAPEREAPAVPAAPVVKVDPEEHRVVVVLSPKGGVGKTTISTNLAIALSRRAPLDTVIVDFDSQFGDVGSVLNINAQHTLENAFTQDGVQPPLVVKGLLNAFDEKLLVLAASESPAALEKFTPQQESDLLRQLSKDYAYVVIDTGSGLTDETLAALEVATDVIMVTTMDVSSVKALRRAVDLLDTIDLLPRNRHLVVNMTESGTGLELDDISAALRMPVDVSVARSVDIALSVNTGKPLAQAKRSAELSGAVDAMVAKLRGETARRRGGLFRRDE, encoded by the coding sequence GTGAGCATCATCGTCATCACCGAGTCCAGCCCCTTCGCGGGACGGTTGCGTCGCGTCGCCGATCGCCAGGTGGTGGGTCTTCGCCCCACCTTCTCCGAGCACGCACTCAACTCGATGCTGGGCACGATGAGGGCCATCGACCTCGTGGTGATCTGCGAGGACGTTGATGACGACCAGTCCATGGAGATGGCCGACATCGTCCACGACCACCAGCTCGACGTCCCCGTCGTCCTGGTGCGCGAGTCGCCCGAGCCGCTCTCCGCGGAGCAGCGCCAGTTCGGCGTGGTCGAGTCGGTGCCGGCGATCTCCTCCGACCTCGAGATCGAGCGCCTGCTCGCTCGGCACGTGGGCACGTCGATGCCCGGTGCCGCCCCCGAGCGCGAGGCTCCGGCGGTGCCCGCCGCCCCGGTCGTGAAGGTCGATCCCGAGGAGCACCGGGTGGTCGTGGTGCTGTCGCCCAAGGGCGGCGTCGGCAAGACCACGATCTCGACCAACCTGGCCATCGCCCTGTCGCGCCGTGCCCCGCTCGACACGGTGATCGTCGACTTCGACTCGCAGTTCGGTGACGTCGGCAGCGTCCTGAACATCAACGCCCAGCACACGCTGGAGAACGCGTTCACGCAGGACGGCGTCCAGCCGCCGCTCGTGGTCAAGGGTCTGCTCAACGCGTTCGACGAGAAGCTGCTCGTGCTCGCGGCCTCCGAGTCGCCCGCCGCGCTGGAGAAGTTCACGCCCCAGCAGGAGAGCGACCTGCTGCGGCAGCTGTCGAAGGACTACGCCTACGTCGTCATCGACACGGGCTCGGGCCTGACCGACGAGACGCTGGCGGCGCTCGAGGTCGCGACCGACGTGATCATGGTGACGACGATGGACGTCTCGAGCGTCAAGGCCCTGCGCCGCGCCGTCGACCTGCTCGACACGATCGACCTGCTGCCGCGGAACCGTCACCTCGTCGTCAACATGACCGAGTCGGGCACCGGCCTCGAGCTCGACGACATCTCGGCCGCGCTGAGAATGCCCGTCGACGTCTCGGTGGCGCGCTCGGTCGACATCGCCCTCTCGGTCAACACGGGCAAGCCGCTGGCCCAGGCGAAGCGCTCGGCCGAGCTCTCCGGGGCCGTCGACGCCATGGTGGCCAAGCTTCGCGGTGAGACCGCTCGCCGCAGGGGCGGACTGTTCAGGAGGGACGAATGA
- a CDS encoding flavin-containing monooxygenase, with translation MTDHVDVLIVGAGLSGIGAAYRLQERAPGRTYAVLEQRDAIGGTWDLFRYPGVRSDSDMYTLSFPFEPWTHPKAIADGDDIRHYLEATAAKHGITDRIRFGRRVTTAEWSSQDATWTVTSTVEDGSTEVVTASFLYLCSGYYSYEEGYTPDFPGLEDFEGQVVHPQFWPEDLDHAGKEVVVIGSGATAVTLLPSMAKDAAKVTMLQRTPTYVLSQPGSDPVANLARKVLPASLVHQVARLRYAVMTVGFYMFCRAFPKASRSILLGLTGKSMPGVDRASLTPPYKPWDQRLCVVPGGDLYKAVRDGSAAIVTDVITEFTPKGVALASGEHLDADIVVTATGLKLVALGQIDVSIDGVKVDPHELYTYKGQMFSGVPNLAWCVGYTNASWTLRADLTWKYVADYLNHLDAHGYAYGIPDPDSDFGHDARLLDLSSGYIARADELLPRSGARTPWKVRQNWFLDSWDARHTDLDEDMVWVRREDLPAAKPDVA, from the coding sequence ATGACCGATCACGTCGACGTCCTCATCGTCGGTGCCGGCCTGTCGGGCATCGGCGCGGCGTACCGCCTCCAGGAGCGGGCCCCGGGCCGAACCTACGCCGTCCTCGAGCAGCGCGACGCGATCGGCGGCACGTGGGACCTCTTCCGGTACCCCGGCGTGCGCTCGGACTCCGACATGTACACGCTCAGCTTCCCCTTCGAGCCGTGGACGCATCCGAAGGCCATCGCCGACGGGGACGACATCCGTCACTACCTCGAGGCCACGGCCGCCAAGCACGGCATCACCGATCGCATCCGCTTCGGACGTCGCGTCACGACCGCCGAGTGGTCGAGCCAGGACGCCACGTGGACCGTCACCAGCACGGTCGAGGACGGCTCCACCGAGGTCGTCACCGCCTCGTTCCTCTACCTGTGCAGCGGCTACTACAGCTACGAGGAGGGCTATACGCCCGACTTCCCCGGCCTCGAGGACTTCGAGGGCCAGGTCGTGCACCCCCAGTTCTGGCCCGAGGACCTCGACCACGCCGGCAAGGAGGTCGTCGTGATCGGCTCGGGCGCCACCGCGGTCACGCTGCTGCCGTCGATGGCCAAGGACGCCGCGAAGGTCACGATGCTGCAGCGCACCCCCACCTACGTGCTCAGCCAGCCCGGCAGCGACCCCGTGGCGAACCTCGCCCGCAAGGTGCTGCCCGCCTCCTTGGTGCACCAGGTCGCTCGCCTCCGGTACGCGGTGATGACCGTCGGCTTCTACATGTTCTGCCGCGCCTTCCCGAAGGCCTCCCGCTCGATCCTGCTCGGGCTGACGGGCAAGTCGATGCCCGGCGTCGACCGCGCGAGCCTCACGCCTCCTTACAAGCCGTGGGACCAGCGGCTGTGCGTCGTCCCCGGGGGCGATCTCTACAAGGCGGTGCGCGACGGCAGCGCCGCGATCGTCACCGACGTGATCACCGAGTTCACCCCGAAGGGCGTCGCCCTGGCCTCGGGCGAGCACCTGGACGCGGACATCGTGGTGACCGCCACCGGCCTCAAGCTCGTGGCGCTGGGCCAGATCGACGTCAGCATCGACGGCGTGAAGGTGGACCCGCACGAGCTCTACACCTACAAGGGCCAGATGTTCAGCGGCGTGCCCAACCTCGCCTGGTGCGTCGGGTACACGAACGCGTCCTGGACGCTGCGCGCCGACCTCACGTGGAAGTACGTCGCCGACTACCTCAACCACCTCGACGCCCATGGCTACGCCTACGGCATCCCCGACCCGGACTCCGACTTCGGGCACGACGCGCGCCTGCTGGACCTGTCGTCGGGCTACATCGCCCGCGCCGACGAGCTGCTGCCGCGCTCGGGTGCCCGCACGCCGTGGAAGGTCCGCCAGAACTGGTTCCTCGACAGCTGGGACGCGCGGCACACCGACCTCGACGAGGACATGGTCTGGGTGCGCCGCGAGGACCTGCCTGCGGCGAAGCCCGACGTGGCCTGA
- a CDS encoding Flp family type IVb pilin, with protein sequence MDQQQPAFGGERGATATEYALLISGVAVILVGVIVMFGESLAASLADFSIIF encoded by the coding sequence ATGGACCAGCAGCAGCCCGCCTTCGGCGGGGAGCGCGGAGCGACCGCTACGGAGTACGCCCTGCTGATCTCCGGCGTGGCCGTGATCCTTGTGGGCGTCATCGTCATGTTCGGCGAATCGCTGGCGGCGAGCCTGGCCGACTTCTCAATCATCTTCTGA
- a CDS encoding Flp family type IVb pilin, with protein MLQILNFLAAFTAERDEKGATATEYALIIAGIAVAIVGAIAIFGGELTGFWEGLGTQLNL; from the coding sequence ATGCTGCAGATCTTGAACTTCCTGGCCGCCTTCACCGCCGAGCGTGACGAGAAGGGCGCCACCGCGACCGAGTACGCGCTCATCATCGCCGGCATCGCCGTCGCCATCGTCGGCGCCATCGCCATCTTCGGTGGCGAGCTCACCGGCTTCTGGGAGGGTCTGGGCACCCAGCTCAACCTCTGA